TCAGAACCTTAAAATCAGCAATCGAAGTTAGGCCGATGTACGTTTATAAAGACGAGCATATTCAATCTCATGTATTTTTATGCTTTTTATCTCTAATTGTTTTGAAATATTGCATTTATAAATTAAAGAAATTTTATAAAGATAATGGAGAGATCCAAAAACTCACAATGAATATGTTTATAGATGCATTGAAACTTATAACAATCACAACAAAGACTGTGAATGGTAAAGTTGTAAGTGAAATCAAGAATAATTTAGACCCAGAACATAAGGAATTAAACAAAATATATTGTGATTTTCAATATGCGGTTGATGGTCTATCATTGTAATTTAGAAGCACAAAAAACGAATACGCCTTATTTGTAGGTGTATTCGTTTTTTTCTTCATTACAACTTGGAAACACAGGAATAAATTAGACACTTAACGTCGCATGTATTGAAAAACCATGTGGCGTTTTTCAATTTAAATTTGATTGAGGTCTTTCAAAGTTATATCAAGAAAAATATTTAGATATGATTGAATTGACTTCGCTATCTAACATTTTATCAGTTTCATAAAAATCTAATAATTCTCTTTGAATTAATGCAAAAATAAATTCGGAAGGTCTATTTGCTAATGAATTACCTTTTGGAGACATTGATTGTTTAGTATTTACATTTTTTAAAAATTTAGAAAAGGCAAAATTTGCATACTCAATTCCGTGATCTGAATGAAAAATAGTAGGTTTGACTTTGTGGTTATCAAGAGTATCTTGAACAAGTTTTATAGTAGATGCAGAATCTCTTATATCCGATAAAGTTCAATTTAAAACAGTGTTACTAAAAGTTTCGGTGATAACATGAAGAAATCTCATTCCTTCTTTTGTTTTAATAAATTTAATATCTGCATGTAATTTTTCACCAAAATAATTTGATTTAAAATTTCCTTGAACTAAATCTGATGCTCAGATTCTAGAGAATTTTTCCTCTTTATTTTTCTTTGATTTTTTCTTTTGATATGCTCTTGATTTATATTGATTAAATTCATAATTTAGTCTAAATAAATATGAAGAAATTCTTTTTTGGTGCGTTAATAAGTATTTTTGATAAAGTTTATCTCTTCCTATAACAAAATTAGAATTTTTAGCTTCTAAATTAATTCAATTAATTAATTCATGATCAATATATTTCTTTTTGTCAATTTTTTCTTTCTTAGAACAAGAGTAATAAAAAGAAGTTCGATTTAATTTCAAAACTAATGAAATTTTTGAAATATTTCTAAATTGTTTACTTTTTTCTTCTTTTCTTTTTCTAATTTTTTCAAAAATTTCTTGTTGTTTTATTCCTCTTTCTTCCAAAATTTCTTCCATAATATCCTGATAAAGATCTCTATCTTCCTCACACAATTCATTGATGCTAACTCTTTTTCTTCTTCCTGAGTTAGGTTTTTTACTTTTACCTGATTTACTTTCTAAATTATTCATGTTAGAATGATATATTTTTATCCAACTCTTTAATAAAGCTTTCGCTCTTCTATAAGGATTTTCATGCTTACCCTCTTTTCTTTGTTTTATGATTTGATATCTTTCTCAAAAATCTTCAACAAAAGTTATAATCGCTATTTCAAAACCTTCTTTTTGGTAAATGTGGATATATTTTAATTTTTGTTCTTTTGTAAATTGTTTTAAACGCATAAAAAAGACACACTCCTTTATTTTTGGAATGTGTCTAATTTTTTTATCCTGATTTAAAAAAAATTAAATTTTGTTCTTTTTTTGTTCTTTTTGAGAAAAAAGTTATTTAAAAAATAGGAGGTCAAAAATGCAACTACAAAAAAATCATAAAATTGCACTAATTTTACTAACATTAGGCTTATCAGCAACTATTGCTAGTCCAATTATTGCAAAACAAATTTGAAATGGACAAGGCTCCAGCTTAGAGTACATTCATATTCCATTAATTAAACAAAAACAAAAAATTAATTCTAATCTTGAAACTATTACTAAAAATTATCAAAACAAAATTCCTCAAATTGAAGCAAAAATTAAGCAATTAATCAATTCTAAACAAACCCAAGATGATAAACTTTTGCAAATTAATAATTCTTTGAATACAACAACTTCATTAAAAATCAAAATCCAAAATTTAATTCGTGCTTATAGACAATTTTTAATTAACCCTACCTCAATCCATGATTATCTAAGTTCTAAATATCAAAGCATCTTTGATGCTTTAAAAGTAGAAAATTGAGCAGATAATCAAACTAAACTTGCTCTTACACCAGATTTGCAAGAACAAGTTAATAATCTTCAAAAACAATTAATTACTTATTTAGAAACATTTAAACTTAAATCGCAAAACGCAAATGAGTTAATTTCGAATAATAAAGATAACAAAATTTTAGAATTTCACTTACATAACGATCTTGATGCTATTACCTTTAATGCTCAAAATTATTTTAATGAATATCATAGTATCTTTCTTCAATTTAACAAAATCACCAAGGACAACTTCCGAAATTTCCTAATTGCATTTGACACTTTTTTTGAAAGTGTTGAAGAACAAATTTCTAAATTAAATAGTTCATTAAATCTTTATATTGAAGCACTTGTACAAAAAGAAAACTTAATTACAGAAAAAATTAAAGATTTAAGTTTACAAAAAGATCTCTTTTTTAATTCGATTGAAATACTTCAAAAATATTTACAAGAAAATAAACAAACTTATGAATTAATTAAATTAGATTCTGATTATTTAGGTTCAATTATCGAAAATCAAAAGCTCACAAATATCAATAAAGAACTTGTTTACAAAAGTTTTCTACACGCATATGCACTGAAATTCGATACATTAAGCTCTTCTTTCCTAAATTATTTAACATCTATTTTAGAATTAGAAATTAATTTACCTGAATTTATTTCAAAAGTCCAAAATTTAAAAAATCAAACACTCGAAATTCGAAACAATAATCAAGAATTAATTAATCTAGCCCACAGTGATTTAAAAAACATTAAAGTTCAACAAAATATCGGAGAAATTTTTAAAAATATTTTTAATTTAAATATCAATTTGATTGATAATATTTTGAATTTAATTGAAAATCAAACAAATGAATTAAGCTTTTTAAATGATGAAAAACAACGTCTCTTTGGAGAAGTTGAAATTCAAAATAGCAAAATCGATCAAATAAATTTAGTTTTAATCAATTCTCAAAATGAAATATTAACTTTAAATTCTAAAATTAGCAAGATTGAAAAGTCGATTCACAAAGCACAAACTCAAAATTTAGTCGAAGAAATTGCTAATTTAAGTAGCAAGCTTAAATCATTAAATAAAGAAAAACAAAAAGTCGCATTGGTACAAAAAGAGCAAGAACAAGAAAAAAATATCATTCAAAACCAATATAATCAACTTACAAATAAATTAATTAAATTAATAAGCATCTCTGAACAAAAACTAATTATTTTAAAACATATGAATTTGAGTTTATCAATACTTTTTCAAGAAAATACAACAAATAATAATTTAATTGAAACTCTTAGATTAAAAGTTCAAGAGCTGACTAATTTAAATGCCGAGAATAAAAAAATCAAAGAAAATCTTGTAAAAGAACACAAACTTGAAGTTACAAAATTTGAAAACAAAATTCAAAGCTTAATACTTGAAACTAAGCTCAAAAATGAAAAGTTAAACTCATATAAACTTGAAATAAGTAATATTAATAATCAAATTGATTCTTTAAATATTGCTAATCGAAACTTAACTAGTAATATTGAGATTTTGAATTTAGAAATTAACAAATATCAAGATAAAATTAATCAACAAAAGCTCCAAATTCAAGATAAAGAAACTGAAATTGCTAAGTTGGAAGCAAAAATTCTAAATCAACAAAACAAAATTCAAAATTATGAAACCCAGTTAATTGATCTTAGAAATTCTAATCCTGAAAATGATTCGAAAATCATGGCAATTAAGCAAGAATTAAATCAAGCTAAACTAACAATTGAAAATTTAAAAAACAGCAAAGCACAAATGCAAGAAATAATTTTAGAATGACAAGCTAAACTAGAAAAAGAGAAAATTCAAAATCAAGCTATCATTTCGAAACTAAACGAAAAGTTAAACGATCAAAATGAAAAGCTCAAACTTGTCAAGCTAGAATTAAATAAAAGTGAAGAAATTAAAAATAACCTTTTAGCTCAGTTATCGGTAGCAGAAAAAGAAATTTCAAACTTAAAGATTCAACTAGAAACAAAAGAAAATGAAAAACAAAAATTAATGTCACTTTTAAAAGAGAAAGAGTCACTAAATGAAACTGAAAAAGCTAAGCTTAATACCATTATTAATGAATTAAGCAAAGAAAAAGAAAAATTAACAAGCGAAATAGCAAGCCTAGAAGCAAATAGAACGATCGAAGATAAAAAGAAAGATGATTTAATAAAAACTCTTGGTTACCAAAATCAAACATTAAAATTAGAACTAGAAAAGCTTAATCAAAATTTCAATAATAATTTTGTTCCCTGAGTTTCCAAGTTGGAAGCTCTTTTTTATACCTTTTACCTTATTACTTATATACATAGTATATAAGTACAATTTTTAATTATTTTAATTTTTTACAATGATTACAATGATAATAATGTATAATATAAATATGAGCAACTACATTTTGTATAAAAGAAAAAACCCAAAAGGGATTTACATTGCATTAGGAATATCAAAAGGATACGGTAAAGGGATTGGGAATTTAGTTGGATTAGGTTATTGAGAAGAAATTAAAGAAAAATATTCTCTGCAAAACATCGATGATTTAAAACCAATTGCTAGATTGGTTCCTGTTGGAGAAGATAAAATTGAAGTTAAAACCAAATTTTTCCAATTACTTAACCCAACATCTGTCGAAACAAATGTAAAAAACGTTGGTATTGAACTTATTTATAAAGTAATTAAAGAACTAGATTTATTTAAAGGATTACCTAAAACTAAACACAAATCTTTAGAAGAAGTATTAGAATTTATTGTTGCAACAAGAATAATTCAACCAAGAAGTTATATTTGTCAATACAAAAACAAAAATGATTTTTTACATAAGATAGATGTAAAAAAATCTTCAATTTATAACTATTTTGATACTTTTTTAGAATATAAAAATACAATTTTAGTCAATATTTATAACAAAATGCAAGAATTGACAACTAGAAACACAAAATTAATGCATTTTGATAATACAACTGTTTATTTTCAAAGTTTTTCAAGAGATGGTTTGAGACAAAGAGGTTTTTCTAAAGATGGAAAGCATGATGAAGATCAAATTGTTGTGGCTATGGCAGTTGATAATAATGGTATTCCTTTTCACTATAAAGTCTTCGAAGGAAATACTGGAGATTCTAAAACTCTTGTGAAATTTTTAATTGAAATGCAAAGAATTTACAAAACAAAAGACACAATAATAGTTGCTGATAAAGGTATTAGTCAAAATGCAAATTTAAGATATTTAGAACAAAAAGGATATAAATATATAGTACAGAAACGTATTGATATTCTTGGAAAAGAAGATAAAGCATTTATAGTAAATGATCAAGGGTTTGTTCAAGAAAATGATTATTTTACTAAATCTAGATTCGTCCAATCTGTTTGAGCTAAAAACAAAAATAAAAAAAGATATAGCGATACTTTTAGAAAACAATTTGTCTATTTTAGCCCTTCAAAACAAACTTTAGACAAAATAAAAAGACAAAATCTTATTAATAAATTGGAGAAAAAGTCTATTAACGGTGAATTGCCATTAAGTGCTTTGGTTCCTGAATATAAGAAAAAGTATATGGATGTAGATGGTAAAACAGTCGGAAGATTAAATATCGAAAAAATTAAAAAAGTAGCTAATGAAGATGGCTTTTATATGATTGAAACCAACATAACAAACATAGATTCAAAAGAAGCGAATGAAATATATAAGGGACAATGAAAAGTGGAAGAAGGTTTCAGAACCTTAAAATCAGCAATCGAAGTTAGGCCGATGTACGTTTATAAAGACGAGCATATTCAATCTCATGTATTTTTATGCTTTTTATCTCTAATTGTTTTGAAATATTGCATTTATAAATTAAAGAAATTTTATAAAGATAATGGAGAGATCCAAAAACTCACAATGAATATGTTTATAGATGCATTGAAACTTATAACAATCACAACAAAGACTGTGAATGGTAAAGTTGTAAGTGAAATCAAGAATAATTTAGACCCAGAACATAAGGAATTAAACAAAATATATAGTGATTTTCAATATGCAGTGGATGGTCTATCATTGTAATTTAAAAGTACAAAAAACGAATACGCCTTATTTGTAGGTGTATTCGTTTTTTTCTTCATTACAACTTGGAAACGCAGGAGAAGCAAATAGAACGATCGAAGATAAAAAGAAAGATGATTTAATAAAAACTCTTGGTTACCAAAATCAAACATTAAAATTAGAACTAGAAAAGCTTAATCAAAATTTCAATAATAATTTTGTTCTTTTAAAATCTGAAAATGACAAACTGAAAAAAGAAATTGACAAAACAACAATGAACATGATTAAACTTAGTCAAGAAAATGATCGCAAGCTCAAAGAAGTTCTAGATCAAAAAGAAAGACTTTTATCAGATCTTAAACAAATCAAAATTACCGAACTTACTTATGCTCAACTTGTTCTCAAAGCCAACCAAATTATTCAAAAAGCAATTTCAATACTCAAAACTTTTAAAGAATGAACGGAAGTTGAAGATTATGAAATTCACTTGCCTGCACTAAATTACGATTATTCTCTAAGACATAGCGGTTATGGAACAGAGGTAACGCCAAGATGAAAAGAATATGCTGATAACTTAGAAAGATTTATATCAGTTCATCCTTGCAAAAAATTAATAAAATACAAGAACAATGGTGCACAAATTATTAATGAAGTTTTAGAAGTCTTGAAGCAATGAAATTTACCAGAATCATTGAATAATCAAATGACTGCATTAATTAACGAAAGTAATTAAAAAACTAGCGTTTTAAACTAGGACAGAAAAAATTAACAATTTATTAAATTGGATAGCCCCATACTATATTCGTATGGGGTTTTTCAATTCAGACATGATTGAATTCTAAATTTATTGTATCAATGAACATAATTAGATATCACTTTTTCTAGTTCATTCAAAGTCATAGCTTTGATATTTAAATCTCTAATTAATTCAGTTTTTAAATTTGAAAATCAATATTCCACAACTCTATTATCTAAACTATTTCCTACTTTTGAAAGCGAAATTATTCCACCTTTATTTTGAATAAAACGAGAAAAATCATCAGATGTATAAGTTGAGCAATGATCTGAATGTAGTATAAAACTTTTTTCAAAATCAACATTTTCAAATGTTTTGTAAATTAATTTTGAATCATTAAATTTGGAAAGAGAAAAACTAATTATTTCTTTAGTTTTATGTTTAATTACTACTGAAAGATAAACATTATTGTTTATTGCATCTTTTGTCGCTGGAAGATATGTTACATCAGTAGCGTATATATTTCTGTTATATACATCATTATAATCTCTATTAACAATGTTTTCTTTTATGATAGATGTGTTCTTTGATTCTTTTAGTTTTTTTCTTTTTCTGACATTGCAAAATAAACCTAAGGCATTCATATATCTTCCTAGAGTTCTTTCGTTTATGTCTATTTTA
This sequence is a window from Mycoplasmopsis gallopavonis. Protein-coding genes within it:
- a CDS encoding DDE-type integrase/transposase/recombinase gives rise to the protein MRLKQFTKEQKLKYIHIYQKEGFEIAIITFVEDFWERYQIIKQRKEGKHENPYRRAKALLKSWIKIYHSNMNNLESKSGKSKKPNSGRRKRVSINELCEEDRDLYQDIMEEILEERGIKQQEIFEKIRKRKEEKSKQFRNISKISLVLKLNRTSFYYSCSKKEKIDKKKYIDHELINWINLEAKNSNFVIGRDKLYQKYLLTHQKRISSYLFRLNYEFNQYKSRAYQKKKSKKNKEEKFSRIWASDLVQGNFKSNYFGEKLHADIKFIKTKEGMRFLHVITETFSNTVLNWTLSDIRDSASTIKLVQDTLDNHKVKPTIFHSDHGIEYANFAFSKFLKNVNTKQSMSPKGNSLANRPSEFIFALIQRELLDFYETDKMLDSEVNSIISKYFSWYNFERPQSNLNWKTPHGFSIHATLSV
- a CDS encoding IS1634 family transposase, with product MITMIIMYNINMSNYILYKRKNPKGIYIALGISKGYGKGIGNLVGLGYWEEIKEKYSLQNIDDLKPIARLVPVGEDKIEVKTKFFQLLNPTSVETNVKNVGIELIYKVIKELDLFKGLPKTKHKSLEEVLEFIVATRIIQPRSYICQYKNKNDFLHKIDVKKSSIYNYFDTFLEYKNTILVNIYNKMQELTTRNTKLMHFDNTTVYFQSFSRDGLRQRGFSKDGKHDEDQIVVAMAVDNNGIPFHYKVFEGNTGDSKTLVKFLIEMQRIYKTKDTIIVADKGISQNANLRYLEQKGYKYIVQKRIDILGKEDKAFIVNDQGFVQENDYFTKSRFVQSVWAKNKNKKRYSDTFRKQFVYFSPSKQTLDKIKRQNLINKLEKKSINGELPLSALVPEYKKKYMDVDGKTVGRLNIEKIKKVANEDGFYMIETNITNIDSKEANEIYKGQWKVEEGFRTLKSAIEVRPMYVYKDEHIQSHVFLCFLSLIVLKYCIYKLKKFYKDNGEIQKLTMNMFIDALKLITITTKTVNGKVVSEIKNNLDPEHKELNKIYSDFQYAVDGLSL
- a CDS encoding IS3 family transposase — its product is MLIFYIFKGEKMGKHFTEEQEKEIYNTFFQLGKKDAIELMYKYGAKAKDKYVKARLRRILKHYNFNMNKKPRKPGTGRSRKAKEQDINWNIFTREDLIEIAKRYREITKDKFKTEKVQEASNINMASYKLAILLYLCRQTISKHKRNNFAPKNKSRKIKYQDLIIDSFKQNRSKYGRQKLKYFILKHYKIDINERTLGRYMNALGLFCNVRKRKKLKESKNTSIIKENIVNRDYNDVYNRNIYATDVTYLPATKDAINNNVYLSVVIKHKTKEIISFSLSKFNDSKLIYKTFENVDFEKSFILHSDHCSTYTSDDFSRFIQNKGGIISLSKVGNSLDNRVVEYWFSNLKTELIRDLNIKAMTLNELEKVISNYVHWYNKFRIQSCLNWKTPYEYSMGLSNLINC